The sequence CGTTCTTGATGCGGTTCGTCAGCTCGGTGACCTGGTTGTAGATCGACCGCCGCTCGGCCATCAGCGCGCGGATCTTGCGGTCGGCGTGCATGACGGTGGTGTGGTCGCGCCCGCCGAACTGCGCACCGATCTTCGGCAGCGACAGATCCGTCAGCTCACGGCACAGATACATGGCGATCTGCCGGGCGGTGACCAGCGCGCGCCCGCGCGAGGTGCCGCACAGGTCCTCCACCGTCAGCCCGAAGTAGTCCGCGGTCGCCCCCATGATCGCCGTGGCCGTGATCTCCGGGGCGGAGTCCTCGCCGCCGGGGATCAGGTCCTTGAGGACGATCTCCGTCAGGCCCAGGTCCACCGGCTGCCGGTTGAGCGAGGCGAACGCCGTCACCCGGATCAGCGCACCCTCCAGCTCACGGATGTTCCGCGAGATCCGCGAGGCGATGAACTCCAGTACCTCCGGCGGGGCGTTGAGCTGCTCCTGCACCGCCTTCTTGCGCAGGATCGCGATCCGCGTCTCCAGCTCCGGCGGCTGGACATCGGTGATCAGACCCCACTCGAAACGGTTCCGCAGCCGGTCCTCCAGCGTGACCAACTGCTTGGGCGGCCGGTCGCTGGACAGCACGATCTGCTTGTTGGCGTTGTGGAGCGTGTTGAAGGTGTGGAAGAACTCCTCCTGCGTCGACTCCTTGTCCGCGAGGAACTGGATGTCGTCGACGAGCAGGATGTCCATCTCGCGGTAGCGCTTGCGGAAGCTGTCGCCCTTGCCGTCACGGATGGAGTTGATGAACTCGTTGGTGAACTCCTCCGAGCTGACGTACCGCACGCGCGTGCCCGGGTAGAGGCTGCGCGCGTAGTGCCCGATCGCGTGCAGCAGGTGCGTCTTGCCGAGCCCCGACTCCCCATAGATGAACAGGGGGTTGTACGCCTTCGCCGGCGCCTCGGCGACCGCCACCGCGGCCGCGTGCGCGAACCGGTTGGAGGCGCCGATGACGAACGTGTCGAAGAGGTACTTCGGGTTCAGCCGCGCCGTCGGCTCACCGGCACCGCTCGCCGGCGCCGGCTGCGCGGCCAGCGGGCCGGGGGCACCGGTGGCGGGCAGGTCCGGGCGGCCGGGGCCACCGCGGTGCGCGGGACCGCCGGCCGGCTGCTCGGGCAGCTCCCGGCGCACGGGGTCACGCTGGTCGTACTCGGCCCGGGAGGAGTCGTAGTCGGAACGTCCGGAGCCGTACTCGGAACGTCCGGAGCCGTACTCGGAGCGCCCGGAGTCGTAGTCGGAGCGCGGGGAGTCGTAGTCCGGGCGGGACGGTTCGTAGTCCCCGCGGGGGCCGTCGTAGTCGCCGCGCTCGCCGCGCTGCTGCTCGTACGACGGCCGGTCCATGCCCTGCGGGCGGTAGTCCGGGGACGGCGCGCCGTAGGAGTCCGGTCCGGAGCCGTAGGCGTCCTGGGACGACGGCGAGGCGTACGGGTCGCGCTCGGGGAAGCCGAGCCGCGGCTGCTGCCAGCTGTACTCGTCCTGCGCGGGCCGCGGCCAGGTGCCCGGCTCGCGGCGCTGGAACTCGGAGGGGTAGGCCGGGCGGACGACCGGGAGCTGGTCGGCGCGGGGCTGCGGCCCGTCGGCCGGCGGTTGCTCGGCGGCGCGGTGGCGGCCGTAGCCCTCGTACGGTCCGGACGGCAGCTCCGGCTCCTCGTAGCGCGGCTTGGGCGGCTGCTGCACGGGCGCGGGGGCCGGGGGCTCGCCCGCGGAGTCGTCCACGGTGATCGCGATGCGGATGGGCCGGCCGCACTCGCGGCTCAGCGTCTCGCTGACGATCGGCGCGAGACGGCCTTCCAGTACGCCCTTCGCGAATTCGTTCGGTACGGCGAGCAGAGCGGTGTCCGCCACCAGCGCGAGCGGCTGGCAGCGCCGGATCCAGTGCTCGTCCTTCGCCTCGACACCCTGTCCGCGGCCCTCCCCGAGGAGCTGCTCCAGTACTCGCGGCCACACTGCGGCAAGATCGGCAGGTACGTCAGCCACAGGGCACGCTCTCTCACAGGTCCCACGAACGTGTGACGCGGGACGGGTCGGGGTGTACTTCGGGTGTTCGGTGGGGCAAACCCGCCGGGGCGGGGGACAAAAGAACGAATGGGAGTTCAGCCACGGTAGTCAGCGCGGCGGGTGCGGTTCAAGTTGTTGTCCCCAGCCTGTGGATAGTGTCTCTCCGTGGCCCCCGGTTTGACCGGATGGCGCAGCCCCGCGTACCGTAACCAGGTCGAGTTGTCGATGGCTGCTGCCGCCTGCCTCCGATGGGCACAGATCACTCCAGGTGATCGGGAAGCGGTGCACTCGGGCGTGAAGCGAGCTACTCGTGGGCGCACGGTGACAGCCAGGACGGCACCCGCCACACCGATTTGATTTCTGGAGCCCCCGAGTGAGCAAGCGCACCTTCCAGCCGAACAACCGTCGTCGCGCGAAGACCCACGGCTTCCGGCTGCGTATGCGCACCCGTGCCGGCCGCGCGATTCTCGCGTCCCGCCGTAGCAAGGGTCGCGCCCGCCTGTCCGCCTGATCCCGGTCAGGTCATGACATCGTGCTGCCCACCGAGAACCGGCTGAGGCGGCGCGAGGACTTCGCGACCGCGGTCCGACGAGGACGCCGGGCAGGACGCCCGACTCTCGTCGTCCACCTTCGTAGCGGTGCCACGGACCCGCACGCGCCTGGGGAGAGCGCTCCCCCGACGCGTGCGGGTTTCGTCGTGAGCAAGGCCGTGGGTGGCGCGGTCGTGCGCAACAAAGTGAAGCGCAGACTGCGCCATCTGATGCGTGACCGAGTCGCCCTGTTTCCCCCCGGTAGCCTGGTAGTCGTACGAGCGCTGCCCGGAGCGGGCGACGCAGACCATGCACAGCTGGCCCGAGACCTGGACGCCGCCGTTCAGCGGCTGCTGGGAGGGGGCGCGCGATGAAGTACCCGCTGCTGGCTCTGATCAAGCTGTACCAGTGGACGATCAGTCCACTGCTGGGGCCGGTGTGCAAGTACTACCCGTCGTGCTCCCATTACGGCTACACGGCCATCGACCGGCACGGTGCGATCAAGGGAACGGCACTGACCGCCTGGCGCATCCTCCGGTGCAATCCGTGGTCGCTCGGCGGTGTGGACCATGTTCCGCCGCGCAAGCGTCCGCGGTGGCACGAAATGCTGCGCAACGCTTGGCGCGCACGCAAGGGCGGGCCCTCCGCCGCCGAACCGGCCACCGAAGTGGAGTCCTCTTCCGGGCTTCCTTCGAGCCCGGCCGCAGAGACCTCGTCCCATGCCCAAGGAGCATGATTAGTGGACACGATTGCCAGTCTGTTCAGCTTCATCACGACACCTGTTTCATGGGTCATCGTCCAGTTCCACAAGGTGTACGGCGCGATCTTCGGTGCTGACACCGGGTGGGCCTGGGGCCTGTCCATCGTGTCCCTGGTGATCCTGATCCGCATCTGCCTGATCCCGCTCTTCGTGAAGCAGATCAAGGCGACCCGGGCCATGCAGACGCTCCAGCCCGAGATGAAGAAGATCCAGGAGCGCTACAAGAACGACAAGCAGCGTCAGTCCGAAGAGATGATGAAGCTGTACAAGGAGTCGGGTACCAACCCGCTCTCCTCGTGCCTTCCCATCCTGGCGCAGTCCCCGTTCTTCTTCGCCCTGTACCACGTGCTCAACGGCATCGCGTCGGGCCACACCATCGGCGTCATCAACGAGTCGCTGCTGGCCAGCGCCCGTAAGGCGCACATCTTCGGTGCCCCGCTCGCCGCGAAGTTCAAGGACGGCTCCGCCACCGTCCACGCCCTGGGTGCCACGGTCACCGATGTGCGGGTCGTCACCGCGGTCATGATCATCCTGATGTCTGCGTCGCAGTTCTACACGCAGCGCCAGCTGATGACGAAGAACGTCGACACCACGGTGAAGACGCCGTTCATGCAGCAGCAGAAGATGCTGATGTACGTCTTCCCGGTGATGTTCGCCGTCTTCGGTATCAATTTCCCGGTCGGTGTCCTCGTCTACTGGCTGACCACCAACGTGTGGACCATGGGCCAGCAGATGTATGTCATCCGCAACAACCCGACCCCGGGTTCCAAGGCCCAGGCCGCTTACCTGGAGCGTCTGACCAAGCACGTCACGCACCACGGCAAGATCCGTCGCCGCAGCGAGAAGACCATCGTCAAGTCGATCGTCGCCAAGGGCCGCGACCGCAACGAGTTCGAGCGCAAGTTCATCAACGCCCTGAACAAGGCCGGTCTCGCCGCGCAGACCGACGGCACCGTGGTGAAGAGCGCGGCCCAGGCCGCGGCGCAGACCGAGGACGGCACGACCACCACGGCCGGAACTGCGACCGGCGCCGCCGCGCGGCGCCAGCAGCCCAAGCGCCAGTCCAAGGCCCAGCGTCAGTCCGGCGGGTCCAAGCAGGCCGATGACTCCACCTCGCCGGAGAAGTCCGACGAGCCGCAGGACGACAAGCCCTCCGCTGCTCAGCAGCCCTCGAAGCCCGGTTCCGGCACCCGCAGCAAGGCCCAGTCCGGCCAGCGCAAGGGTGGCCCGCAGCGGCCCAAGTCCCCGTCCAAGAAGTAAGAAGGAGCCCATCCCGTGACGGAAGGCACCACCTCCGCCGCTGCCGAGGGTGCAGACACCCTGACCCGCCTGGAGCAGGAGGGTGAGATCGCGGCGGACTACCTGGAGGGTCTGCTCGACATCGCCGACCTCGACGGCGACATCGACATGGACGTCGAGGCCGATCGCGCCTCCGTGTCGATCATCAGCGACGCCGGCGCCCGCGACCTGCAGAAGCTGGTCGGCCGGGACGGCGAGGTGCTGGAGGCGCTGCAGGAGCTGACGCGCCTGGCCGTGCACCGGGAGACCGGCGACCGCAGCCGACTCATGCTGGACATCGCGGGCTATCGGGCCAAGAAGCGGGCCGAGCTGTCCGAGCTGGGCGCCAAGGCCGCAGCCGAGGTGAAGAGCAGTGGCGAGCCCGTCAAGCTCAAGCCGATGACCCCGTTCGAGCGCAAGGTCGTGCACGACGCGGTCAAGGCCGCGGGACTGCGCAGCGAGTCCGAGGGCGAGGAGCCGCAGCGGTTCGTCGTCGTGCTGCCCGCCTGATCGGTCCCCACGTCTCACCGGCCCCGTCTGTAGAGCAGACGGGGCCGAACTTTGTCAGCCTGGTAGTTCTGGTGGCCGGTGCGTGAAGCGCCGGCGCTGTACGGAAGGACGGTCCCCGTGACGGAGGCAGCGGAGCTTCCCCCCGCGCCCGAGCAGGCGCGGGAAGTGTTTGGTGATCGCTTCGCCGATGCGGTCCGCTACGCGGAGCTGCTCGCCGAGGCGGGTGTGCAGCGTGGCCTGATCGGCCCGCGGGAAGTGCCCCGCCTGTGGGAGCGGCACATCCTCAACTGCGCGGTGCTCTCGGAGGCCGTGCCGGAGGGCGTGACGGTCTGCGACGTCGGCTCTGGTGCCGGGCTTCCGGGCATCCCCCTGGCCCTGGTCCGGGACGATCTGAACATCACCTTGTTGGAGCCGCTGCTGCGGCGCACCAACTTCCTCACCGAGGTCGTCGAGCTGCTCGGCCTGAACCATGTCACCGTCGTGCGGGGCCGCGCCGAAGAGGTCCTGGGCAAGCTCCCGCCGGTCCATGTGGTGACCGCCCGTGCCGTGGCTCCGCTGGACCGTCTGGCCGCCTGGGGCATTCCGCTGCTGCGACCCTACGGTGAGATGCTCGCGCTCAAGGGGGACACCGCTGAGGAGGAGCTGAAGGCCGCGGCCACAGCGCTCGGCAAGCTCGGTGCGGTGGCGACGTCGATCCTGCATGTGGGTGAGGGCGTGGTGGACCCGCTGTCCACCGTTGTGCGCGTCGAAGTCGGTGAGAGCCCCGGCGGTGTGAGGTTCGCGGCGAAGCGGGCGAAGGCGGCTCGGTCGGATCGGGCCCGTCGGCGCCGCTGATCCGTCCTGGCGAGGAGACGTACTCCACACAAGCTGCCAAACCTGTGCAGGACGGAGTGTCGCAGAGGTCCGGTCGCAGCCGCTGTGCATCGTGTTTCACGTGAAACGTCGCTCTCTGCTGCACGGCATCATCAGTCGTGGCCGCGCTGCGGCCGAACCCCGCGACCGCAAGCCTCTCGGTTCACTCGGAGGGGCAACGGAGTTGTCCACAGAGGTGGATTTCTCCACAGAACACCAGGCCTCACTGGTTCACGACCCCGAAGACATGGGAGGCTCTGTTCATTGCGAGCCTGAAGTCGAGGAGAGTGAATCCTTGCGGTCCGACGCCAACATCGCGGGACCGATGACCGATCCGGTCCCCGGTCCCCGTACCGAGTCGATGGGGGCGGATGTTTCACGTGAAACACCGCCTCCGATGGACGACACTCCGATCGGTCGTGCGGCCCAACTGGCGGTAGAGGCTCTGGGCCGCGCCGGCGAAGGTCTGCCGCGACCGGAGCAGACCCGAGTCATCGTGGTCGCCAACCAGAAGGGCGGCGTCGGCAAGACGACGACGACCGTCAATCTTGCTGCCTCGCTGGCACTGCATGGTGGCCGTGTCCTGGTCATCGATCTCGACCCCCAGGGCAATGCGTCTACCGCCCTCGGGATCGACCATCACGCCGAAGTTCCTTCCATCTACGACGTGTTGGTGGAGAGCAAGCCGCTCGCCGAGGTCGTCCAGCCGGTACCGGACGTCGAGGGCCTCTTCTGTGCTCCCGCCACCATCGATCTCGCCGGTGCGGAGATCGAATTGGTGTCCCTTGTGGCCCGGGAGAGCCGGCTTCAGCGGGCGATCCAGGCATACGAGCAGCCGCTGGACTACATCCTCATCGACTGCCCGCCCTCACTCGGTCTGTTGACGGTCAACGCGCTGGTGGCGGGCCAGGAGGTCCTGATCCCGATCCAGTGCGAGTACTACGCACTCGAGGGCCTGGGCCAGCTACTGCGCAACGTCGACCTGGTACGGGGGCACCTCAACCCCACCCTGCATGTGTCGACCATCCTGCTCACCATGTACGACGGCCGGACGCGTCTCGCCTCCCAGGTCGCGGAAGAGGTGCGCACCCACTTCGGCGACGAGGTGCTGCGGACGAGCATTCCCCGCTCGGTCCGTATCTCCGAGGCGCCGAGTTACGGACAGACGGTGCTGACCTACGATCCAGGATCGAGCGGCGCCCTCTCGTATCTTGAGGCGGCCCGAGAAATCGCGCTGAAGGGCATCGGCATCAGTTACGACGCGAGCCAGGCCCATATCGGCGTCCAGAACGACCCAAGCATGGTGGAGGGGATCCAGTGAGTGAGCGACGGAGGGGGTTGGGTCGTGGTCTCGGCGCACTGATCCCCGCTGCCCCGACCGAGAAGACCCCGGCCCCGGCCGCGCTGGGAGGCGGCTCCACCTCTCCCGCGGCCGTTCCGGTACTGACGACCGACCGCGGGGTGGCAGCGGCGAAGGTAGCCACGCTGCCGCCCGTGGCACAGGAAACCGAGGAACCCCCGGCCGCCCCGGCCGTGGAGACGCCGGCTCCTCCGATGGGCGCGCATTTCGCCGAGATCCCTCTCGACGCGATCTCGCCGAACCCGCGCCAGCCGCGTGATGTCTTCGACGAGGACGCGCTCCAGGAACTGGTGACCTCCATCAAGGAGGTCGGTCTCCTGCAGCCCGTCGTCGTGCGGCAGTTGGGACCGGCCCGCTATGAGCTGATCATGGGCGAGCGCCGCTGGCGAGCCTGCCGTGAGGCCGGCCTCGAGGCCATCCCGGCGATCGTCCGGGCCACGGAGGACGAGAAGCTCCTCCTGGACGCTCTGTTGGAGAACCTGCACCGTGCGCAGCTGAACCCGCTGGAAGAGGCAGCCGCTTACGACCAGTTGCTGAAGGACTTCAACTGCACGCACGACCAGCTGGCCGACCGGATCGGGCGTTCCCGTCCTCAGGTCTCCAACACGCTGCGTCTGCTGAAGCTCTCGCCGACGGTCCAGAAGCGGGTCGCAGCCGGGGTCCTTTCTGCCGGTCACGCCCGCGCGCTGCTGTCGGTGACGGACCCCGAGGAGCAGGACCGGCTGGCTCACCGCATCGTGGCCGAGGGACTGTCGGTGCGCGCCGTCGAGGAGATCGTGACCCTCATGGGTTCGCGGCCCCAGAAGCCTCAGCGGCCCAAGGGCCCGCGCGCCGGCTCCCGGCTCTCCCCGGCGCTGAACGAGCTGGCGACCCGCCTGTCGGACCGGTTCGAGACCCGGGTGAAGGTCGACCTCGGGCAGAAGAAGGGCAAGATCACCGTCGAGTTCGCCTCCGTGGACGACCTTCAGCGGATCCTCGGCACCCTCGCACCGGGCGAAGGGCCGGTGCTCCCGCATGAGCTGCAGGAGGACGCGGCCGAGGACCAGGACGACTGATCCTGTCCGACCCCTCGGTCGTAGAGGACAGCGGGCCGTGTCCGGTGTGTACCGGAACACGGCTCGCTCTTTGCTTTGAGGCAGTATCGAGTGAATCGCATCGTGGATACGATGCGAAAAGGTATGGCGCATCCACCGGACACCAGCTGCATCTCTGAATGGGGAGACGGGGGCCATGCGAACGATGAGCCGCACCGGACTGGTGAGCGCGGGTCTGGGCCTCGGAGTGGTCGGCGGCTTCGTCGGCAGCCTGCTCAGGGAACGGAGCGCTCTGACAGCCGCGCGCGATGCGGCGAGCCAAGGAAGCGAGGAACAGCCTTCATGGGGCGTCGGCTCGTGCCGCTCACGTTGGACAACCTTCAGGACCTTCCCCCACGCTGCCGCTCGTGTGTCTTCTGGGAACTCGACCCTGTCAGCGGAGAAGCGGCGGTAAAGGCGGGTACGTCCGCGCTGGAGAAGGAGTCCTGGATCTCCGCCGTCCTGCTGGACTGGGGGTCGTGCGGCCGGGTGGTGTATGTCGATGACGTGCCGGTGGGGTTTGTGCTCTACGCCCCTCCCGCTTATGTTCCGCGCTCGACGGCCTTTCCTACAAGCCCGGTCTCGCCGGACGCCGTGCAGTTGATGACGGCCTTCGTCATGCCCGGCTATCAGGGACAGGGGCTGGGCAGGGTGCTGGTGCAGACGGTCGCCAAGGATCTGCTGCGCCGGGGGTTCAAGGCCATAGAGGCCTTCGGCGACGCCCGCTGGAAGGAACCCGCCTGTCTGTTGCCGGCGGATCATCTTCTGGCCGTGGGCTTCAAGACGGTCCGGCAGCATCCGACACATCCCCGGCTGCGGCTGGAGCTGCGCTCAACGATCTCCTGGAAGGAAGACGTGGAGATGGCGCTCGACCGGCTGCTGGGAGCGGTCCAGAAGGAGCCGGCGCTACGGCCGCTGTAGCCACCGGGTCAGAGGCAGGACACAAACGAATGGGCCAACCCGCACGGGTTGGCCCATTCGTGTTTCACGTGAAACGTCACTCAGCGATGAAGTCCTCGAGGTCGCGCAGGATCGCGGCCTTGGGCTTGGCGCCGACGATCGTCTTGGCCACCTCGCCACTCTGGTAGACGTTCAGGGTCGGGATGGACATGACGCCGTACTTGGCGGCGGTAGCGGGGTTCTCGTCGATGTTGAGCTTGACGATCTCGATCTTGTCGCCGTGCTCCTTGGCGATCGCCTCCAGGGACGGGGCGATCTGGCGGCACGGACCGCACCAAGCGGCCCAGAAGTCCACCAGGACGGGCTTGTCGCTCTTGAGGACTTCCTCTTCGAAGGAAGCGTCGGTCACGTGCTTCAGGTCGGCCACAGCGGGCTCCTCAACTTGTTCGTGCGGTGGGGCGGGGGGAGGGAAAGGTCAGACGGTGGCGGGCTCGGACTCCGCGTCGTCCTCGTCCGCGAGGGCGGACAGGAAACGCTCGGCGTCCAGAGCGGCGGAACAGCCGGTGCCCGCTGCCGTGATCGCCTGGCGGTAGGTGTGGTCGACCACGTCACCGGCGGCGAAGACACCGGTCAGGTTGGTGCGGGTGGACGGCGAGGCCACCTTCAGGTAACCCTCCTCGTCCAGGTCCAGCTGGCCCTTGAACAGCTCGGTGCGCGGGTCGTGGCCGATCGCGATGAACAGACCGGTCACGGGCAGCTCGGACAGCTCGCCGGTCTTGACGTTGCGCAGCTTCAGACCGGAAAGCTTCTGCTCGCCCTGGACCTCGGCGACCTCACTGTCCCAGATGAACTTGATCTTCGGGTCGTTGAAGGCGCGCTCCTGCATCGCCTTGGAGGCGCGCAGGCTGTCCCTGCGGTGGACGATCGTCACGGACTTGGCGAAGCGCGAGAGGAAGGTGGCCTCCTCCATCGCGGTGTCGCCGCCACCGATCACGGCGATGTCGTGCTCCTTGAAGAAGAACCCGTCACAGGTGGCACACCAGGAGACACCACGGCCGGAGAGGGCGTCCTCGTTCGGCAGGCCGAGCTTGCGGTGCTGGGAGCCGGTGGTGACGATGACGGCCTTCGCCTTGTGGACCGTGCCCGCGGTGTCCGTGACGGTCTTGATCTCACCGGTCAGATCGACGGAGACGACGTCGTCGGGGATCAGCTCGGCGCCGAAGCGCTCGGCCTGCGCCCGCATGTTGTCCATCAGCTCGGGGCCCATGATGCCGTCGCGGAAGCCCGGGAAGTTCTCGACCTCGGTGGTGTTCATCAGCGCGCCACCGGCGGTGACGGCACCCTCGAACACCAGGGGCTTCAGCGACGCGCGCGCGGTGTAGAGCGCCGCCGTGTAGCCTGCCGGCCCGGAGCCGATGATGATCACGTTACGGACGTCGCTCACGGCTTGATTCCTCGTCTCTGGTCTGCGTCAGTCGACCGGTGGGAGTACCTTTCGGAACTCTCACCCCACCCAACGGATCCTACGGGGCGCGCATTCCCGGTGTGTCGGGGCACACGCATACCGGGAGGGGGTGGCTGACGGACCGCCCCAGCAGACTCAGTGCCGGGCGAAGGAGTGCTGCAGGAGCACGGTCCCGGCCGTGCCGGGCTGCCGACTGATGCAGGCCGCGTCGACGATGTAGGCCGTGACGCGTGTGCTGTCGTGAGGGTCCGGAAGAACGACCAGGTAGGCGCTCTTCCCGCCGTAGGTGCCGGTCTTCGCTGCCAGGGCCTGATCGCTCCGGGGGACCGCCCGCCTGACACAGTCGGGGACAGGGATCTCCGTCTGAAGCAGGGTGTTCGCGCTCTCGGTGCTCTTCGGGGTGCTCTGCTCGCCGGTGACCCCGGACTGCTGGTGCTGACTTTCGTA comes from Streptomyces sp. FXJ1.172 and encodes:
- the dnaA gene encoding chromosomal replication initiator protein DnaA; the protein is MADVPADLAAVWPRVLEQLLGEGRGQGVEAKDEHWIRRCQPLALVADTALLAVPNEFAKGVLEGRLAPIVSETLSRECGRPIRIAITVDDSAGEPPAPAPVQQPPKPRYEEPELPSGPYEGYGRHRAAEQPPADGPQPRADQLPVVRPAYPSEFQRREPGTWPRPAQDEYSWQQPRLGFPERDPYASPSSQDAYGSGPDSYGAPSPDYRPQGMDRPSYEQQRGERGDYDGPRGDYEPSRPDYDSPRSDYDSGRSEYGSGRSEYGSGRSDYDSSRAEYDQRDPVRRELPEQPAGGPAHRGGPGRPDLPATGAPGPLAAQPAPASGAGEPTARLNPKYLFDTFVIGASNRFAHAAAVAVAEAPAKAYNPLFIYGESGLGKTHLLHAIGHYARSLYPGTRVRYVSSEEFTNEFINSIRDGKGDSFRKRYREMDILLVDDIQFLADKESTQEEFFHTFNTLHNANKQIVLSSDRPPKQLVTLEDRLRNRFEWGLITDVQPPELETRIAILRKKAVQEQLNAPPEVLEFIASRISRNIRELEGALIRVTAFASLNRQPVDLGLTEIVLKDLIPGGEDSAPEITATAIMGATADYFGLTVEDLCGTSRGRALVTARQIAMYLCRELTDLSLPKIGAQFGGRDHTTVMHADRKIRALMAERRSIYNQVTELTNRIKNG
- the rpmH gene encoding 50S ribosomal protein L34, with the translated sequence MSKRTFQPNNRRRAKTHGFRLRMRTRAGRAILASRRSKGRARLSA
- the rnpA gene encoding ribonuclease P protein component; this encodes MLPTENRLRRREDFATAVRRGRRAGRPTLVVHLRSGATDPHAPGESAPPTRAGFVVSKAVGGAVVRNKVKRRLRHLMRDRVALFPPGSLVVVRALPGAGDADHAQLARDLDAAVQRLLGGGAR
- the yidD gene encoding membrane protein insertion efficiency factor YidD, translating into MKYPLLALIKLYQWTISPLLGPVCKYYPSCSHYGYTAIDRHGAIKGTALTAWRILRCNPWSLGGVDHVPPRKRPRWHEMLRNAWRARKGGPSAAEPATEVESSSGLPSSPAAETSSHAQGA
- the yidC gene encoding membrane protein insertase YidC, which translates into the protein MDTIASLFSFITTPVSWVIVQFHKVYGAIFGADTGWAWGLSIVSLVILIRICLIPLFVKQIKATRAMQTLQPEMKKIQERYKNDKQRQSEEMMKLYKESGTNPLSSCLPILAQSPFFFALYHVLNGIASGHTIGVINESLLASARKAHIFGAPLAAKFKDGSATVHALGATVTDVRVVTAVMIILMSASQFYTQRQLMTKNVDTTVKTPFMQQQKMLMYVFPVMFAVFGINFPVGVLVYWLTTNVWTMGQQMYVIRNNPTPGSKAQAAYLERLTKHVTHHGKIRRRSEKTIVKSIVAKGRDRNEFERKFINALNKAGLAAQTDGTVVKSAAQAAAQTEDGTTTTAGTATGAAARRQQPKRQSKAQRQSGGSKQADDSTSPEKSDEPQDDKPSAAQQPSKPGSGTRSKAQSGQRKGGPQRPKSPSKK
- a CDS encoding Jag family protein: MTEGTTSAAAEGADTLTRLEQEGEIAADYLEGLLDIADLDGDIDMDVEADRASVSIISDAGARDLQKLVGRDGEVLEALQELTRLAVHRETGDRSRLMLDIAGYRAKKRAELSELGAKAAAEVKSSGEPVKLKPMTPFERKVVHDAVKAAGLRSESEGEEPQRFVVVLPA
- the rsmG gene encoding 16S rRNA (guanine(527)-N(7))-methyltransferase RsmG, whose product is MTEAAELPPAPEQAREVFGDRFADAVRYAELLAEAGVQRGLIGPREVPRLWERHILNCAVLSEAVPEGVTVCDVGSGAGLPGIPLALVRDDLNITLLEPLLRRTNFLTEVVELLGLNHVTVVRGRAEEVLGKLPPVHVVTARAVAPLDRLAAWGIPLLRPYGEMLALKGDTAEEELKAAATALGKLGAVATSILHVGEGVVDPLSTVVRVEVGESPGGVRFAAKRAKAARSDRARRRR
- a CDS encoding ParA family protein; its protein translation is MGGSVHCEPEVEESESLRSDANIAGPMTDPVPGPRTESMGADVSRETPPPMDDTPIGRAAQLAVEALGRAGEGLPRPEQTRVIVVANQKGGVGKTTTTVNLAASLALHGGRVLVIDLDPQGNASTALGIDHHAEVPSIYDVLVESKPLAEVVQPVPDVEGLFCAPATIDLAGAEIELVSLVARESRLQRAIQAYEQPLDYILIDCPPSLGLLTVNALVAGQEVLIPIQCEYYALEGLGQLLRNVDLVRGHLNPTLHVSTILLTMYDGRTRLASQVAEEVRTHFGDEVLRTSIPRSVRISEAPSYGQTVLTYDPGSSGALSYLEAAREIALKGIGISYDASQAHIGVQNDPSMVEGIQ
- a CDS encoding ParB/RepB/Spo0J family partition protein, with the protein product MSERRRGLGRGLGALIPAAPTEKTPAPAALGGGSTSPAAVPVLTTDRGVAAAKVATLPPVAQETEEPPAAPAVETPAPPMGAHFAEIPLDAISPNPRQPRDVFDEDALQELVTSIKEVGLLQPVVVRQLGPARYELIMGERRWRACREAGLEAIPAIVRATEDEKLLLDALLENLHRAQLNPLEEAAAYDQLLKDFNCTHDQLADRIGRSRPQVSNTLRLLKLSPTVQKRVAAGVLSAGHARALLSVTDPEEQDRLAHRIVAEGLSVRAVEEIVTLMGSRPQKPQRPKGPRAGSRLSPALNELATRLSDRFETRVKVDLGQKKGKITVEFASVDDLQRILGTLAPGEGPVLPHELQEDAAEDQDD
- a CDS encoding GNAT family N-acetyltransferase, producing MGRRLVPLTLDNLQDLPPRCRSCVFWELDPVSGEAAVKAGTSALEKESWISAVLLDWGSCGRVVYVDDVPVGFVLYAPPAYVPRSTAFPTSPVSPDAVQLMTAFVMPGYQGQGLGRVLVQTVAKDLLRRGFKAIEAFGDARWKEPACLLPADHLLAVGFKTVRQHPTHPRLRLELRSTISWKEDVEMALDRLLGAVQKEPALRPL
- the trxA gene encoding thioredoxin; the protein is MADLKHVTDASFEEEVLKSDKPVLVDFWAAWCGPCRQIAPSLEAIAKEHGDKIEIVKLNIDENPATAAKYGVMSIPTLNVYQSGEVAKTIVGAKPKAAILRDLEDFIAE
- the trxB gene encoding thioredoxin-disulfide reductase — translated: MSDVRNVIIIGSGPAGYTAALYTARASLKPLVFEGAVTAGGALMNTTEVENFPGFRDGIMGPELMDNMRAQAERFGAELIPDDVVSVDLTGEIKTVTDTAGTVHKAKAVIVTTGSQHRKLGLPNEDALSGRGVSWCATCDGFFFKEHDIAVIGGGDTAMEEATFLSRFAKSVTIVHRRDSLRASKAMQERAFNDPKIKFIWDSEVAEVQGEQKLSGLKLRNVKTGELSELPVTGLFIAIGHDPRTELFKGQLDLDEEGYLKVASPSTRTNLTGVFAAGDVVDHTYRQAITAAGTGCSAALDAERFLSALADEDDAESEPATV